The following are encoded in a window of Dysidea avara chromosome 4, odDysAvar1.4, whole genome shotgun sequence genomic DNA:
- the LOC136254767 gene encoding uncharacterized protein has translation MAQQAVPGKTPHEVFTDHYPALCKLLSASSKDLLPHFVASRIISISEEEEINAKENPMDKAVSMLRSVSSGVECGRFNSFHKMLGVMWIHGTNDVKDLSSTISKLVSIELPAPVGAPNEVQRRFNKIEDASRDFTAVVTDIAEILENTMKHSIDKFKCFCSNLTAEGRNQNFFTQKEIEAIKGSTSFYQLFSEVNKLWRWDSHRLLEMIIDRTNSEEAAAKLHHYRQKIDYQMELKLLAEACQSNNEEPPPGYKKMIAIVDKDYAKISLGEFKEVEDFLSIHFGDTPPAKRFKPSNSVFILWHIPAAAVPSLLKKAYLARESLLLMPIILYIQIAEVIIWDKQWGLSPQELKTREAEMTKLRQDITGLTETVAQRDAQLKTVQDDLVKATNESKHMQENFEKAKKEAETVAKLTSQNEELSAKLTQIENDKTSLSEQLKETQTKLDDKSTELTEAQETLKTARSKQDELIRDLDAKRSEISDITSKAREQVDKVRQDLDTVTNEKTKLETDNNELKKQIDDMKVNEENLKQEITAVKEELAKLQEVAIQEPVTKQPDSLPVELPEKTPQGNIIQMLRKDKKNLQSKNEALVKERDQLLEQLKLLQQPKGVDSTLGSAQSVQKRDSSRDSGFVSIPNKEFGSIAEDDGEKKDMP, from the exons ATGGCACAACAGGCAGTTCCCG GGAAAACACCACATGAAGTCTTTACAGACCACTATCCTGCCTTGTGTAAATTGTTGTCAGCATCAAGTAAAGATCTGCTGCCACATTTTGTTGCATCAAGGATTATTTCAATTTCTGAGGAGGAAGAGATTAACGCTAAGGAGAACCCAATGGATAAAGCCGTGTCGATGTTACGGAGTGTTTCTTCTGGGGTGGAGTGTGGTCGCTTTAATTCGTTTCATAAAATGTTAGGAGTGATGTGGATTCATGGAACCAATGATGTCAAAGATCTGTCATCAACCATCAGTAAATTGGTATCCATTGAGTTACCTGCACCTGTTG GTGCACCTAATGAGGTTCAACGTAGATTCAATAAAATAGAGGATGCTAGCAGGGACTTCACTGCAGTGGTTACTGATATAGCAGAGATACTGGAGAACACGATGAAGCACAGTATTGATAAATTCAAATGCTTTTGTTCCAACTTGACTGCTGAAGGACGGAACCAAAACTTTTTTACCCAAAAAGAAATAGAAGCCATCAAAGGCAGTACATCCTTCTATCAGTTATTTTCTGAAGTTAATAAATTGTGGAGATGGGATAGTCACCGATTGTTAGAAATGATTATTGATAGGACAAATTCAGAAGAGGCTGCTGCTAAGCTACATCATTATCGTCAAAAAATTGACTACCAGATGGAGCTAAAATTGTTGGCTGAGGCATGTCAGTCTAACAACGAGGAGCCTCCACCTGGTTACAAAAAGATGATTGCTATCGTTGATAAAGATTACGCCAAAATTAGTCTAGGGGAATTTAAGGAAGTCGAAGATTTTTTATCTATACACTTTGGAGATACTCCTCCAGCCAAACGCTTCAAACCATCAAATTCAGTTTTCATTCTATGGCATATTCCTGCTGCAGCGGTACCATCATTACTCAAGAAAGCTTATCTAGCCCGAGAAAGCTTGTTACTGATGCCaataatattgtacatacaaATTGCTGAAGTTATTATCTGGGATAAACAATGGGGGCTGTCCCCACAG GAGTTGAAGACAAGGGAAGCAGAAATGACCAAGCTTAGACAGGACATTACTGGATTAACAGAAACGGTGGCACAACGTGATGCTCAGTTGAAAACTGTCCAAGATGATTTAGTGAAGGCAACCAATGAATCTAAACATATgcaagaaaattttgagaaa GCGAAAAAAGAAGCTGAGACTGTTGCAAAGTTAACTTCCCAAAATGAGGAACTGTCTGCAAAACTCACACAAATAGAGAATGACAAGACCTCATTGTCTGAACAGTTGAAAGAGACTCAGACCAAACTAGATGATAAGAGTACTGAGTTGACTGAAGCACAGGAAACACTGAAG ACAGCAAGATCTAAACAAGATGAACTTATAAGAGACTTAGATGCCAAACGCTCAGAGATATCTGACATAACTAGCAAGGCCAGAGAACAAGTTGATAAGGTGCGACAAGATTTAGACACAGTTACTAATGAGAAAACTAAACTAGAAACTGACAACAATGAATTGAAAAAGCAAATTGAT GATATGAAAGTCAATGAGGAGAATCTCAAACAAGAGATTACAGCTGTGAAGGAAGAGTTAGCAAAACTCCAAGAAGTTGCTATACAAGAACCTGTAACAAAGCAGCCAGACAGTTTACCTGTAGAACTACCGGAGAAAACT CCTCAAGGTAATATTATTCAGATGTTGAGAAAGGATAAGAAAAATCTGCAAAGTAAAAATGAAGCATTAGTAAAggaaagagatcagctacttgAGCAGTTGAAGTTACTTCAGCAGCCAAAg GGGGTTGATTCTACTTTGGGTTCTGCTCAGTCAGTGCAGAAGAGAGACTCTTCTAGA GATTCTGGATTTGTTTCAATACCTAACAAAGAATTCGGTTCCATAGCAGAAGATGATGGCGAGAAGAAGGATATGCCTTAG
- the LOC136254770 gene encoding uncharacterized protein has product MARKRKKKKRRERRLNNVQKPASKRPPKLRQWTDDGMVRALNAVQSGILGVNEAARDYKIPPTTLKDRLSGRVIHGTNMGAKPYLSREEEQELVEFLLNCAKMGYGKTRKEVLGIVHAMVEKKGIKLENGVTQGWWVKFCKRWPEIKLRKGDSFPLVRDQMSNRTVFESYFDLLDETLTKHGLKDKPAQIYNCDESGIPLEYKLPRIVAAKGTRKVRQCTSGTKTQITILACANAAGKTIPPMVVFSGKHFNSALAKGEVHATLYGMSPLGWMDQELFREWFSEHFLKHAVSSRPLLLLLDGHSSHYTLDLVKTAAEEDVIIFCLPPHTTADSQPLDTSCFKPLKTHWVDVCRRYLFANPSRVITKFHFSSLFSEAWSKSMTINNISSGLRTTGVCPFNPDAILSKFPKQKETDESTTSKSPAKPVTFSVETVKKFER; this is encoded by the coding sequence ATGGCGCGTAAGAGGAAGAAGAAGAAGCGAAGAGAAAGACGCCtgaataatgtacaaaaaccGGCCAGTAAAAGGCCACCGAAGCTACGACAATGGACTGATGATGGTATGGTACGCGCATTGAATGCCGTACAGTCTGGCATTCTTGGCGTTAATGAGGCAGCACGAGATTACAAAATACCACCGACAACATTGAAAGACAGGTTGTCCGGGCGAGTTATTCATGGCACCAATATGGGAGCGAAACCGTACTTGAGCCGAGAGGAAGAACAGGAGCTGGTTGAATTTTTGTTGAATTGTGCGAAGATGGGGTACGGAAAAACCAGAAAGGAGGTGTTGGGTATTGTTCATGCTATGGTGGAGAAGAAGGGCATTAAACTGGAAAATGGAGTTACCCAGGGCTGGTGGGTAAAGTTCTGTAAAAGATGGCCAGAAATCAAACTCCGTAAGGGTGATTCTTTTCCTTTGGTGCGTGACCAGATGAGCAACCGTACAGTTTTTGAGTCGTACTTTGATCTTCTCGATGAAACACTAACTAAGCACGGCCTGAAAGACAAACCAGCTCAGATTTATAATTGTGATGAGTCTGGCATACCCTTGGAGTACAAACTGCCGAGAATTGTTGCAGCCAAAGGCACAAGGAAGGTGAGACAGTGCACATCAGGAACTAAGACTCAAATAACAATCCTTGCCTGTGCCAACGCTGCAGGGAAAACCATACCTCCAATGGTAGTGTTTTCAGGAAAGCATTTCAACAGTGCCTTAGCTAAAGGAGAGGTCCATGCTACTCTTTATGGAATGTCACCATTGGGATGGATGGACCAAGAGCTTTTTAGAGAGTGGTTTTCAGAGCATTTTCTGAAGCATGCTGTTTCCAGTAGACCTTTATTATTGTTACTCGATGGCCACTCGTCTCATTACACTCTAGACTTGGTCAAAACAGCTGCTGAGGAAGATGTCATAATATTTTGTCTTCCTCCCCACACCACTGCCGACAGTCAACCACTTGACACCAGTTGTTTTAAGCCACTGAAGACCCATTGGGTTGATGTGTGTCGCAGATATTTATTTGCTAATCCTAGTCGGGTCATTACTAAGTTTCACTTTTCGTCTTTGTTTTCAGAAGCATGGTCCAAGAGTATGACCATTAATAACATTTCATCAGGTCTCCGCACCACTGGTGTTTGCCCATTTAACCCAGATGCAATCTTGAGCAAATTTCCCAAGCAGAAAGAAACAGACGAGTCTACTACCAGTAAGAGTCCGGCTAAACCAGTCACCTTTTCGGTGGAGACGGTCAAGAAATTTGAAAGATGA
- the LOC136253781 gene encoding putative per-hexamer repeat protein 5, which yields MYHPDHLPPEILDADVVTVGTATGSTSTVGTATDSTNTVGTATGSTSTMGTATDSTSTMGTATDSTSTVGTATDSTSTVGTATDSTSTVGTATDSTSTVGTATDSTSTVGTATGFRTTSVCPFNPAKPVTFLAETVKKFERRFENGYNIYTDPAYVQWMRMYHPDHLPPEILDADVVTVGTATGSTSTMGIATGSTSTVGTATGSTSTVGTATGSTSTVGMATGSTSTVGTATDSTSTVSMSTGSTSTVGTATGSTSTVGTATSSTTARSPFSELLVYPTPTQRKSKPKSCARVLTSAKSIAMLEEKARKKQEEIDLKDKKKERQRKFFEMKKRSAKCRIESRRRLKSKEGWTKETILDQKGKTHHHTVREQRNGNEKTIVLKVVFSIVRFQRMNVLFALGCTKRTQNKSSG from the exons ATGTATCATCCTGACCATCTCCCTCCTG agattttggATGCTGATGTTGTgaccgtgggtactgctactggctctacaagcaccgtgggtactgctactgactctacaaacaccgtgggtactgctactggctctacaagcaccATGGGTACTGCTACTGACTCTACAAGCACCATGGGTACTGCTACTGactctacaagcaccgtgggtactgctactgactctacaagcaccgtgggtactgctactgactctacaagcaccgtgggtactgctactgactctacaagcaccgtgggtactgctactgacTCTACTAGCACAGTGGGTACTGCTACGGGCTTCCGCACTACAAGTGTTTGCCCATTTAATCCGGCTAAACCAGTCACCTTTTTGGCAGAGACGGTCAAGAAATTTGAAAGACGATTTGAGAATGGGTACAACATCTATACAGATCCAGCTTATGTGCAGTGGATGCGGATGTATCATCCTGACCATCTCCCTCCTG agattttggATGCTGATGTTGTgaccgtgggtactgctactggctctacaagcaccATGGGTATCgctactggctctacaagcacTGTGGGTACAgctactggctctacaagcaccgtgggtactgctactggctctacaagcaccgtgggtatggctactggctctacaagcaccgtgggtactgctactgacTCTACAAGCACCGTGAGTATGTctactggctctacaagcaccgtgggtactgctactggctctacaagcaccgtgggtactgctactaGCTCTACAACTGCAAGATCTCCTTTTTCAGAGCTCCTCGTATATCCAACTCCTACACAAAGGAAATCGAAACCAAAGAGCTGTGCCCGGGTTTTGACTAGTGCAAAATCTATTGCTATGCTGGAAGAGAAAGCCCGTAAGAAGCAAGAAGAAATAGACTTAAAAGACAAAAAGAAAGAGAGGCAAAGAAAGTTCTTCGAGATGAAGAAAAGAAGCGCAAAGTGCAGGATAGAGAGCAGAAGAAGGCTGAAAAGCAAAGAAGGTTGGACGAAAGAAACAATTCTGGATCAAAAAGGCAAAACGCATCATCACACAGTCAGAGAGCAGCGAAACGGCAACGAGAAGACAATTGTCCTGAAAGTGGTATTCAGCATCGTGAGATTTCAGAGGATGAATGTGCTGTTTGCTTTGGGCTGTACGAAGAGGACCCAGAACAAGTCGAGTGGCTGA
- the LOC136254772 gene encoding uncharacterized protein produces MAAQEKSDERAVDEGFIDDNSESPPLSEEIVMDGVEASDLVEEVGDELEEVMEEDDTNESTTNSFATASTITDTGTVDSRGIAGWDKVAQLAEVLVELKGLSVSEEEAQRIKALWDSLDAFDKRVTKVFLRSPPTMRGHFCGQKRTGHTTREQMRRCFLSGVSVPLSLHESRIVEAICILLCNRHIKSGRTSSAGGQSRTYLSKWDKVLKDYTALRARLYNSLDLLEGTNLALYTINKTTLQKWHKREETRKEMLARTQGLELSAPPLCAQEELTSAQRQPLSPPTPPAPFHQFPQTKDTSGQAGRKATAGAATLIGSRVTCAVLPSHLSASLPRSHSEQGLQLQEQEVETSSVSRTTLWRREKKRIAQAAAAGVDQPMPQKKHKKHGCRQCHQPLSAETNHAQYYGKWYCPNKPGQVPVE; encoded by the exons ATGGCTGCCCAAGAGAAAAGTGATGAAAGGGCTGTGGATGAGGGCTTCATTGATGACAATAGTGAGAGTCCCCCCTTATCTGAAGAGATCGTAATGGATGGTGTGGAAGCATCAGACTTAGTGGAGGAGGTGGGGGATGAGCTCGAGGAAGTGATGGAAGAA GATGATACCAATGAAAGCACTACTAATAGTTTTGCCACTGCATCCACCATTACTGACACCGGCACTGTAGACTCCAGGGGAATAGCAGGATGGGACAAGGTTGCCCAGTTAGCTGAGGTGCTTGTTGAGCTGAAAGGGCTGTCAGTGTCTGAAGAGGAAGCACAAAGGATTAAGGCTTTGTGGGATTCCCTGGATGCATTTGATAAGAGAGTTACTAAAGTATTCCTCCGGTCTCCGCCAACAATGAGGGGTCACTTCTGTGGCCAAAAGCGAACTGGGCACACAACTAGAGAGCAGATGAGGAG GTGTTTTCTCTCTGGAGTCTCAGTGCCATTATCACTACATGAGAGCCGCATTGTGGAGGCAATCTGCATATTGTTGTGCAATAGGCACATTAAGTCAGGGAGAACCTCTAGTGCTG GTGGCCAGAGTAGAACCTACCTATCTAAGTGGGATAAGGTGCTGAAGGATTACACTGCTCTGCGTGCTCGTTTATATAACTCACTTGACCTGCTGGAGGGGACCAACCTTGCATTGTACACCATCAATAAAACCACTTTG CAAAAGTGGCACAAGAGGGAGGAAACAAGGAAAGAGATGTTGGCTCGAACACAAGGCTTGGAGTTATCAGCTCCACCACTGTGTGCTCAGGAAGAACTTACTTCAGCACAACGCCAGCCACTCTCTCCTCCCACTCCTCCAGCCCCATTTCACCAATTTCCACAGACGAAGGACACTAGTGGACAGGCAGGACGAAAGGCCACGGCAGGTGCTGCTACACTAATAGGTTCCCGAGTCACGTGTGCAGTATTACCGTCACATTTGTCAGCCTCACTACCACGCTCACACAGTGAGCAG GGATTACAACTGCAGGAGCAAGAAGTGGAGACAA GCAGCGTCTCTCGTACCACCTTATGGCGTCGTGAAAAAAAGAGGATAGCacaagctgctgctgctggtgtAGATCAACCCATGCCACAAAAGAAGCACAAGAAACATGGGTGCAGACAATGCCATCAGCCTTTAAGTG CGGAGACCAATCATGCTCAATACTATGGGAAGTGGTACTGCCCAAATAAACCAGGGCAAGTGCCAGTTGAGTAG